From one Pseudomonas fluorescens genomic stretch:
- a CDS encoding SDR family oxidoreductase has product MYNPSPSLLNQTVVVLGGASGIGAAVARQARERGARVIVASRRPGAVGEGIEALALDITDAVALHAAFANIGQVDHLVITAGPAVQAKPLAESDLQLAREAFEVKFWGALQAIQVALPHLAPSASISLTSGLLSRKFVPGQLIKTTLNAALEALGKQLAKELAPRRVNVISPGLTETEAYAAMDSGQRVAMFDRAAAGLPVGRVGQADEVGAGFVLAMENGFMTGSILDIDGGGLL; this is encoded by the coding sequence ATGTACAACCCGTCTCCATCCTTGTTGAACCAGACCGTCGTCGTGCTCGGTGGCGCCAGTGGCATCGGCGCGGCAGTGGCGCGCCAGGCCCGGGAGCGTGGCGCCCGTGTCATCGTCGCCAGTCGCCGACCGGGTGCTGTTGGCGAAGGTATTGAAGCCTTGGCGCTCGACATTACCGATGCCGTTGCGCTGCATGCAGCGTTTGCCAACATTGGCCAGGTCGATCACCTGGTGATCACTGCGGGCCCCGCGGTACAGGCCAAGCCGCTGGCAGAGAGCGACCTGCAACTGGCCCGCGAAGCGTTCGAGGTGAAATTCTGGGGTGCCTTGCAGGCCATCCAGGTTGCGTTGCCGCACCTTGCGCCAAGCGCCAGCATCAGCCTGACGTCGGGGCTGCTGTCGCGTAAGTTCGTCCCCGGGCAGTTGATCAAAACCACCCTTAATGCTGCCCTTGAGGCCCTGGGCAAGCAACTGGCCAAGGAACTCGCGCCACGTCGCGTCAATGTTATCAGCCCCGGGTTGACCGAAACCGAGGCTTACGCGGCCATGGATAGCGGACAGCGCGTGGCGATGTTTGATCGCGCGGCGGCCGGGCTGCCGGTCGGGCGGGTGGGCCAGGCCGATGAGGTTGGCGCAGGGTTTGTCCTGGCCATGGAGAACGGCTTCATGACCGGCAGTATTCTCGACATCGATGGTGGTGGGCTGCTGTAA
- a CDS encoding LysE family translocator, giving the protein MSLMLSMAAFALAASISPGPVNIVALSAGARHGLRASLRHVGGATLGFCLLLLLIGLGMHELLRYWPGLTQVLHGAGVLFLLYMAWKLASDNGELTTGGGQNAPSMLAGAALQWLNPKAWLACVAGIGAYVGDGEPRLLWQFTGIYLVICYLSIAAWAWAGSMISHYLGDPRRVRLFNRSLALMLLASALYLLLG; this is encoded by the coding sequence ATGAGCCTGATGCTGTCGATGGCCGCCTTCGCGCTGGCCGCTTCCATTTCCCCTGGCCCGGTCAATATCGTCGCCCTGAGCGCTGGCGCCCGCCATGGCCTGCGCGCCAGCTTGCGGCATGTCGGCGGTGCCACCTTGGGGTTTTGCCTGCTGCTGTTATTGATCGGCCTTGGCATGCACGAGTTGCTGCGTTACTGGCCAGGGCTGACTCAGGTGCTGCATGGGGCCGGCGTGTTGTTCCTGCTGTACATGGCCTGGAAACTGGCCAGCGATAACGGTGAACTGACCACAGGCGGCGGCCAGAATGCGCCGTCGATGTTGGCCGGCGCCGCCCTGCAATGGCTCAATCCCAAGGCCTGGCTGGCCTGCGTGGCTGGCATCGGCGCCTATGTCGGCGACGGCGAGCCCCGCCTGCTGTGGCAATTCACCGGCATCTACCTGGTCATCTGCTACCTGTCGATTGCCGCCTGGGCTTGGGCCGGCAGCATGATCAGCCATTACCTGGGCGATCCGCGGCGCGTGCGCCTGTTCAATCGCAGCCTGGCACTGATGTTGCTGGCCAGCGCCCTGTACCTGCTACTGGGCTGA
- a CDS encoding AraC family transcriptional regulator has product MDANSRFWRDPALPFVEARSVSDGRKVCYAAHSHESFSIGAITAGHSTYVSGERHQQVAAGTVVLMNPGVVHTCNPIAGQPWSYLMLYVDWPWLQALGFSPLAAISSSSPALFNDLLRLFDALLDEQCPPASKETALRLFFSGLSLRLGGGERPVLQPDPRLLAAAAFIREHCTEPLRLAAISQAAGLSTSYLIRAFKQQFGLTPHGYLLDQRVQYARAQLRRGRLIAEVALEAGFADQAHLQRAFKQHLAATPGHYRSAQ; this is encoded by the coding sequence ATGGATGCGAACTCGCGCTTCTGGCGTGACCCGGCGCTGCCTTTTGTCGAGGCGCGCAGCGTCAGCGATGGACGCAAGGTCTGTTATGCGGCGCATTCGCACGAGAGCTTTTCGATTGGCGCCATCACCGCCGGACACAGTACCTATGTCAGCGGCGAGCGCCATCAGCAGGTTGCGGCCGGCACCGTGGTATTGATGAATCCGGGGGTGGTGCACACCTGCAACCCGATTGCCGGCCAGCCCTGGTCGTACCTGATGCTCTATGTCGACTGGCCCTGGTTGCAGGCCTTGGGGTTTTCACCGCTGGCGGCGATCAGCAGTAGTTCGCCGGCGTTGTTCAACGACCTGCTCAGGCTGTTTGACGCGCTGCTCGATGAACAATGCCCGCCAGCCAGCAAAGAGACCGCACTGCGGCTGTTTTTCAGTGGGCTGAGTCTGCGCCTTGGCGGGGGCGAGCGCCCGGTGCTGCAACCTGACCCGCGCTTGTTGGCCGCTGCGGCATTCATCCGTGAGCACTGCACCGAGCCGTTGCGCCTTGCGGCCATCAGCCAGGCTGCCGGGTTGTCGACGTCCTACCTGATCAGGGCCTTCAAGCAGCAGTTCGGCCTTACCCCTCATGGTTATCTGCTTGATCAGCGCGTGCAGTATGCCCGCGCCCAGCTACGGCGCGGACGGTTGATTGCCGAGGTGGCACTGGAGGCTGGCTTCGCCGATCAGGCGCATTTGCAACGGGCCTTCAAACAGCATCTGGCGGCGACCCCGGGGCATTACCGGTCAGCCCAGTAG
- a CDS encoding helix-turn-helix domain-containing protein, whose amino-acid sequence MSIRLKLLRKKLGITLEALAEMSGMTKSYLSKVERGLNTPSIAAALKLARALNVNVEELFAEDQPGQGRYSLVRSHERQAVSGQGPGYTVLAKQIGSRSLLPFIISPPPEFSDATFKEHLGEEFLFVHEGQVEVDFVNERVFLERGDALYFNAQTPHRLRSLGEAPAQVLVVVHDAED is encoded by the coding sequence ATGTCTATCCGATTGAAACTGTTAAGAAAAAAACTAGGTATTACCCTGGAAGCGTTGGCCGAAATGTCCGGCATGACCAAGAGTTACCTGTCCAAGGTCGAGCGTGGGCTAAACACCCCGTCGATTGCAGCGGCGTTGAAACTGGCACGTGCCTTGAACGTCAATGTCGAGGAGTTGTTTGCCGAAGACCAGCCAGGCCAGGGCCGTTACAGCCTGGTGCGCAGCCACGAGCGTCAGGCAGTGTCGGGGCAGGGGCCGGGCTATACCGTGCTGGCCAAGCAAATCGGTAGCCGCAGCCTGTTGCCGTTCATCATCAGCCCGCCGCCAGAGTTCAGCGACGCCACTTTCAAAGAGCATCTGGGTGAAGAGTTCCTGTTTGTTCATGAAGGCCAGGTGGAGGTCGATTTTGTCAACGAGCGGGTGTTTCTCGAGCGTGGCGACGCGCTGTATTTCAATGCCCAGACCCCGCATCGCCTGCGTTCACTGGGCGAGGCGCCGGCCCAGGTGCTGGTCGTGGTGCACGACGCCGAGGATTGA
- a CDS encoding aldolase, translated as MAKTMALPKDQLIHKALTQMQGSLADNTWTVREKLALTCRILFDNGHDSGLAGQISARGPQPGTFYTQQLGLGFDEITASNLLLVNEDLEVLEGQGMPNPANRFHSWVYRARPDVNCIIHTHPTHVAALSMLEVPLEVSHMDLCPLYEDCAFLEAWPGVPVGNEEGEIISAALGDKRAILLSHHGQLSTGTSIEQACVIAQLIERAAKLQLLAMAAGSIKPIAAELGREAHDWISRPKRHSAAFNYYARQCLRVHGDCLN; from the coding sequence ATGGCCAAGACAATGGCACTCCCCAAGGATCAACTGATTCACAAAGCCCTGACCCAGATGCAAGGCTCGCTTGCCGATAATACGTGGACCGTGCGCGAAAAGCTGGCCCTGACGTGCCGGATTCTGTTCGACAACGGGCACGACTCCGGCCTCGCCGGGCAGATCAGCGCCCGCGGCCCGCAACCGGGCACCTTCTACACCCAGCAACTGGGCCTGGGTTTCGACGAGATCACTGCCAGCAACCTGCTGCTGGTCAACGAAGACCTGGAAGTCCTCGAAGGCCAGGGCATGCCCAACCCGGCCAACCGCTTCCACAGCTGGGTCTATCGTGCGCGCCCGGATGTCAACTGCATCATCCACACCCACCCGACCCACGTCGCCGCCCTGTCGATGCTGGAGGTGCCGCTTGAGGTGTCGCACATGGACCTCTGCCCGCTGTATGAGGATTGCGCGTTTCTCGAAGCCTGGCCCGGCGTGCCGGTGGGCAACGAAGAAGGCGAAATCATCAGCGCCGCCCTGGGCGACAAGCGCGCCATCCTGCTGTCGCACCACGGCCAGCTGTCGACCGGCACGAGTATCGAGCAAGCCTGCGTGATCGCCCAGTTGATCGAGCGCGCCGCCAAACTGCAACTGCTGGCCATGGCCGCCGGCAGCATCAAGCCGATTGCGGCGGAACTGGGTCGTGAAGCCCATGACTGGATTTCCCGGCCCAAACGCCACAGCGCCGCCTTCAACTACTATGCGCGCCAGTGCCTGCGGGTGCATGGCGACTGCCTGAACTGA
- a CDS encoding dihydrodipicolinate synthase family protein gives MSKTFHGIIGYTITPFSADGEQLDLDALGRSIDRLIDGGVHAIAPLGSTGEGAYLSDLEWQHVAAFSLRHIAGRVPTIVSVSDLTTAGAIRRARFAQEHGADAVMVLPAAYWKLSEAEIFEHYRAIGASITLPIMLYNNPATSGTDMSVELILRIVREVENVTMVKESTGDIQRMHKLQLLGEGKVPFYNGCNPLALEAFVAGASGWCTAAANLIPTLNQQLYQAVQANDLGTATAVFYRQLPLLEFILKGGLPATIKAGLGMTGLPVGEPRRPVFALDSAGQARLQQLLKQML, from the coding sequence ATGTCCAAGACTTTTCACGGCATCATCGGCTACACCATCACCCCGTTCAGTGCCGACGGCGAACAGCTTGACCTCGATGCCCTGGGCCGCTCGATCGATCGCCTGATCGACGGCGGCGTACACGCCATCGCGCCCCTGGGCAGCACTGGTGAAGGTGCCTACCTGAGCGACCTGGAATGGCAACACGTGGCTGCGTTCAGCCTGCGCCACATTGCCGGGCGGGTGCCAACCATCGTCAGCGTCTCCGACCTGACCACCGCTGGCGCCATTCGCCGCGCGCGCTTTGCCCAGGAACACGGCGCCGATGCGGTGATGGTGCTGCCGGCGGCTTACTGGAAGCTCAGCGAAGCGGAGATTTTCGAACACTACCGGGCCATTGGCGCCAGCATCACACTGCCGATCATGCTCTACAACAACCCGGCCACCAGCGGTACCGACATGTCGGTGGAGCTGATTCTGCGCATCGTGCGCGAGGTCGAGAACGTCACCATGGTCAAGGAAAGTACCGGTGACATCCAGCGCATGCACAAGCTGCAGTTGCTCGGTGAAGGCAAGGTGCCGTTCTACAATGGTTGCAACCCGCTGGCACTGGAGGCATTCGTGGCCGGCGCCAGCGGCTGGTGCACCGCAGCAGCGAACCTGATCCCGACGCTCAACCAGCAGCTGTACCAGGCCGTGCAGGCCAACGACCTGGGCACGGCCACGGCGGTGTTCTACCGGCAGTTGCCACTGCTGGAGTTCATCCTCAAGGGTGGCCTGCCGGCGACGATCAAGGCTGGCCTGGGCATGACCGGCTTGCCGGTGGGTGAGCCGCGCCGGCCTGTGTTCGCCCTCGACAGCGCAGGCCAGGCGCGCTTGCAGCAGTTGCTCAAGCAAATGCTGTAG
- a CDS encoding catalase — translation MSTHRFSGSTLGVIASALLMASNALAAPLTRDNGAPVGDNQNSQTAGGSGPTLLQDVQLLQKLQRFDRERIPERVVHARGTGAHGEFIASADISELTRAKVFTPGERTPVFVRFSSVVHGLHSPETLRDPRGFATRFYTADGNWDLVGNNFPTFFIRDAIKFPDMVHAFKPDPRSNLGNDARRFDLLSHMPEATRTLTLLYSNEGTPLSYRHMDGNSVHAYKFVNKDGETTYVKFRWKTLQGQKNLNPAEVAKIQGHDFSHMTTDLVNSINRGDHPKWDLYIQTLKPGQLAGFAFDPLDPTKIWPGVPERKVGQMVLNRNVSNFFQETEQVALAPSNLIPGIEPSEDRLLQGRLFSYADTQMYRVGANAAGLPINQPRVKVNNGNQDGALNASRTVGGVNYEPSRLMPRPPTESARYSQLPLSGSTQQQGIERQQNFLQAGELFRAYDQSNRRDLINSFGQSLASSDDQSKHIMLSYLYKADPAYGKGVAKVAGGDLVRVKQLAAQLQD, via the coding sequence ATGAGCACCCACCGTTTTTCAGGCTCCACCCTGGGCGTAATCGCCTCGGCCTTACTGATGGCCAGCAACGCCCTCGCCGCTCCGCTTACCCGCGACAACGGCGCCCCGGTAGGCGACAACCAGAACTCGCAAACTGCCGGCGGCTCTGGCCCCACCCTGCTGCAGGACGTGCAGTTGCTCCAGAAGCTGCAACGCTTCGACCGCGAACGCATCCCCGAGCGTGTCGTGCATGCCCGTGGCACCGGCGCCCATGGCGAATTCATCGCCTCAGCCGATATTTCCGAGCTGACCCGGGCCAAGGTGTTCACCCCGGGTGAGCGAACCCCGGTATTCGTGCGTTTCTCTTCGGTGGTGCATGGCCTGCATTCCCCGGAAACCCTGCGTGACCCACGCGGCTTTGCCACGCGTTTCTACACCGCCGACGGTAACTGGGACCTGGTTGGCAACAACTTCCCGACCTTCTTCATTCGCGATGCCATCAAGTTCCCGGACATGGTCCACGCCTTCAAACCCGATCCGCGCAGCAACCTTGGCAACGACGCCCGGCGCTTCGACCTGCTCTCGCACATGCCCGAAGCCACCCGCACCCTGACCCTGCTGTACTCCAACGAAGGTACGCCGCTGAGCTACAGGCACATGGACGGCAACAGTGTGCATGCCTACAAGTTCGTCAACAAAGACGGCGAAACCACCTACGTCAAGTTCCGCTGGAAGACCCTACAAGGCCAGAAAAACCTCAACCCCGCAGAAGTGGCGAAAATCCAGGGGCATGACTTCAGCCACATGACCACCGATCTGGTCAACTCCATCAACCGCGGCGACCATCCGAAGTGGGACCTGTACATCCAGACGCTCAAGCCCGGGCAGTTGGCGGGTTTTGCCTTTGACCCGCTCGACCCGACCAAGATCTGGCCCGGGGTACCTGAGCGCAAAGTCGGGCAGATGGTGCTCAATCGCAACGTCAGCAACTTCTTCCAGGAAACCGAGCAGGTAGCGCTGGCGCCTTCCAACCTGATTCCCGGCATCGAGCCCTCGGAAGACCGCCTGCTGCAAGGCCGGTTGTTCTCTTATGCCGATACCCAGATGTACCGGGTCGGCGCCAACGCCGCCGGCTTGCCCATCAACCAGCCAAGGGTCAAAGTCAACAACGGCAACCAGGATGGTGCCCTGAACGCTTCGCGTACAGTTGGTGGGGTCAACTACGAGCCCAGCCGCCTGATGCCACGCCCACCGACCGAGTCAGCGCGCTACAGCCAGTTGCCGCTAAGCGGCAGTACGCAGCAACAGGGCATCGAGCGCCAGCAGAACTTCCTGCAGGCGGGCGAACTGTTCCGCGCCTACGACCAAAGCAACCGCCGCGACCTGATCAACAGCTTCGGCCAGTCGCTGGCCAGCAGCGATGACCAAAGCAAGCACATCATGCTCTCGTACTTGTACAAAGCCGACCCGGCTTACGGCAAGGGCGTGGCCAAAGTTGCCGGCGGCGACCTGGTCAGAGTCAAGCAACTGGCGGCGCAGCTGCAGGACTGA
- a CDS encoding AraC family transcriptional regulator produces the protein MRENDTVAIYFVHTMLHTLRAQPERAAALLADAGIEPAVLQTPGARVPASAFARLWLLLIETLDDEFFNLDSHGMPLGSFALICRGLIQEPTLEKALRQCLNNFALFLRDIRGQLTIKGGRAVISLRTDIDDPLTRVYAEETFLALVISLLCWLAGRRIVIDRTALTDTRPAQEDDPLLWGANVQLGSGRTEIEFSADYLRLPVVQDLAALKTFLRSAPQWLVIRYRNQNGQVAQVYRYLRARQYGQWPTLLAMAARQGLSPSSFRRQLEREGRSYQQIKDEVRRAMAFECLRQTHLSIAEVAEHTGFQEPSAFHRAFKKWTGESPGSYRQRMLSPAAAPPVA, from the coding sequence ATGCGGGAAAACGATACAGTCGCCATCTACTTCGTCCATACCATGCTCCACACCCTGCGCGCCCAGCCTGAGCGGGCGGCGGCGCTGCTGGCGGACGCCGGGATTGAACCTGCGGTGTTGCAGACGCCCGGAGCGCGCGTGCCGGCGTCGGCCTTTGCGCGCTTGTGGCTGCTGTTGATCGAGACCCTCGATGACGAGTTCTTCAACCTCGACAGCCATGGCATGCCGTTGGGCAGCTTTGCCCTGATCTGCCGCGGGCTGATCCAGGAACCGACCCTGGAAAAGGCCCTGCGCCAGTGCCTGAACAATTTCGCCCTGTTCCTGCGCGATATTCGCGGGCAATTGACGATCAAGGGCGGGCGCGCGGTGATCAGCCTGCGTACCGATATTGATGATCCGCTGACCCGGGTGTACGCCGAAGAAACCTTCCTGGCCCTGGTGATCAGCCTGCTGTGCTGGCTGGCCGGGCGGCGCATCGTCATTGATCGCACGGCGTTGACCGACACGCGTCCGGCCCAGGAGGATGATCCGTTGCTGTGGGGCGCCAACGTGCAACTGGGCAGTGGCCGCACCGAGATCGAATTTTCCGCCGATTACCTGCGCCTGCCGGTGGTCCAGGACCTGGCGGCGTTGAAGACTTTCCTGCGCAGTGCCCCGCAATGGCTGGTGATTCGTTACCGCAACCAGAATGGCCAGGTGGCGCAGGTGTATCGCTACCTGCGCGCCCGTCAGTACGGTCAGTGGCCGACCCTGCTGGCCATGGCCGCGCGCCAGGGCCTGAGCCCCAGCAGCTTTCGTCGCCAGCTTGAGCGCGAGGGCCGCTCGTACCAGCAGATCAAGGACGAGGTGCGCCGGGCCATGGCCTTTGAATGCCTGCGCCAGACGCACCTGAGTATTGCCGAAGTCGCCGAGCACACCGGCTTTCAGGAGCCCAGTGCGTTCCACCGGGCGTTCAAGAAATGGACCGGCGAGAGCCCCGGCAGTTACCGTCAACGCATGCTCAGTCCTGCAGCTGCGCCGCCAGTTGCTTGA
- a CDS encoding acetyl-CoA C-acyltransferase family protein, with protein sequence MNTPDIYVVSAVRSAIGSFGGALKDLPLADLASTVTRAAIDRAGVAPEQIGHVVMGNVIPTEARDAYLARVAAMNAGIPKETPAFNVNRLCGSGLQAIVSAAQSLLLGDAEAVVAAGAESMSRGPYLLPHARWGARMGDLQGIDYMLGILHDPFAGFHMGITAENVAERNGITRQMQDELALTSQRRAARAIAEGRFASQIVPIEIPSRKGPVRFEVDEHVRGEVTAEQLAGMKAVFKKDGTVTAGNASGLNDGAGALVLATGDFVKRHNLQPLARLVAYAHAGVEPELMGLGPVPATRKVLDKAGLSVADLDVIESNEAFAAQACAVAGELGFDPEKVNPNGSGISLGHPVGATGAIIATKAIHELQRIQGRYALATMCIGGGQGIAIVFERV encoded by the coding sequence ATGAACACCCCGGACATCTATGTAGTCAGCGCTGTACGCTCGGCCATCGGCAGCTTCGGCGGCGCCCTCAAGGACCTGCCTCTGGCGGACCTGGCCAGCACCGTGACCCGTGCCGCCATCGACCGTGCAGGCGTTGCGCCTGAGCAGATCGGCCATGTGGTCATGGGCAACGTGATCCCGACCGAGGCGCGCGACGCCTACCTTGCGCGGGTTGCGGCAATGAATGCCGGTATCCCCAAGGAAACCCCGGCGTTCAACGTCAACCGCCTGTGCGGCTCGGGCCTGCAGGCCATTGTTTCGGCGGCGCAAAGCCTGCTGCTGGGCGATGCCGAAGCGGTGGTCGCCGCCGGTGCCGAATCCATGAGCCGCGGCCCTTACCTGCTGCCGCACGCCCGTTGGGGCGCACGCATGGGTGATCTGCAGGGCATCGACTATATGCTCGGCATCCTCCACGACCCCTTCGCCGGTTTCCACATGGGCATCACCGCCGAGAACGTGGCCGAGCGCAATGGCATCACCCGCCAGATGCAGGACGAGCTGGCCCTGACCAGCCAGCGCCGCGCCGCCCGTGCCATCGCTGAAGGCCGCTTCGCCAGCCAGATCGTGCCGATCGAGATTCCCAGCCGCAAAGGCCCGGTACGGTTCGAGGTCGACGAGCACGTGCGCGGTGAAGTGACCGCCGAGCAACTGGCCGGCATGAAAGCGGTATTCAAGAAAGACGGCACGGTCACCGCCGGTAACGCCAGCGGCCTGAACGACGGTGCCGGTGCCCTGGTGCTGGCCACCGGCGACTTCGTCAAACGCCACAACCTGCAACCGCTGGCCCGCCTGGTGGCATACGCGCATGCTGGCGTCGAGCCTGAGCTGATGGGCCTGGGCCCGGTACCGGCCACCCGCAAGGTGCTCGACAAAGCCGGCCTGAGCGTGGCCGACCTCGACGTCATCGAGTCCAACGAAGCCTTTGCCGCACAAGCCTGCGCGGTGGCCGGTGAACTGGGCTTTGACCCGGAAAAGGTCAACCCCAACGGTTCGGGCATCTCCCTCGGCCATCCGGTGGGCGCCACCGGGGCGATCATCGCCACCAAGGCCATCCATGAACTGCAGCGCATCCAGGGCCGCTACGCCCTTGCTACCATGTGCATCGGCGGTGGCCAGGGTATCGCCATCGTCTTCGAACGCGTCTGA
- a CDS encoding 3-hydroxybutyryl-CoA dehydrogenase, giving the protein MSIENIAVIGAGTMGNGIAQVCAVAGYQVTLIDVSDAALERGVATLRKNLERQVSKQTLAAEDAEAAVARIRTSTDYGQLQQAELVIEAATENLELKLRILKQIAASVSDQCVIATNTSSLSITQLGAAVSQPERFIGVHFFNPVPMMALVEIIRGLQTSDATYAKAMALTEKVGKTPISAGNRPGFVVNRILVPMINEAIFVLQEGLASAEDIDTGMRLGCNQPIGPLALADLIGLDTLLAIIEAFHEGYNDSKYRPAALLKEMVAAGYLGRKSGRGFFTY; this is encoded by the coding sequence GTGAGTATTGAAAATATTGCGGTGATCGGTGCTGGCACCATGGGCAATGGCATTGCCCAGGTGTGTGCCGTGGCCGGTTACCAGGTAACGCTAATCGATGTGTCCGACGCCGCCCTTGAGCGCGGTGTGGCGACCTTGCGCAAGAACCTCGAGCGCCAGGTCAGCAAACAGACCCTGGCCGCTGAAGATGCCGAAGCCGCCGTGGCGCGCATCCGCACCAGCACCGACTACGGGCAACTGCAACAGGCCGAGCTGGTGATCGAGGCCGCTACCGAAAACCTCGAGCTCAAGCTGCGTATCCTCAAACAGATCGCCGCCAGCGTCAGCGACCAGTGCGTGATTGCCACCAACACCTCGTCGCTGTCGATTACCCAGCTGGGCGCGGCGGTCAGCCAGCCTGAGCGCTTCATTGGCGTGCACTTCTTCAACCCGGTGCCGATGATGGCCCTGGTCGAGATTATCCGCGGCCTGCAAACCAGTGATGCCACCTACGCCAAGGCCATGGCCCTGACCGAAAAAGTCGGCAAGACGCCGATCAGTGCCGGCAACCGCCCAGGCTTTGTGGTCAACCGCATCCTCGTGCCGATGATCAACGAAGCGATCTTCGTGCTCCAGGAAGGCCTGGCCAGCGCCGAAGACATCGACACCGGCATGCGCCTGGGTTGCAACCAGCCGATCGGCCCGCTGGCCCTGGCCGACCTGATCGGCCTCGATACCCTGCTGGCGATCATCGAAGCCTTCCACGAAGGCTACAACGACAGCAAATACCGCCCTGCTGCGCTGCTCAAGGAAATGGTTGCCGCCGGCTACCTGGGGCGCAAGAGCGGTCGCGGTTTCTTCACCTACTAG
- a CDS encoding TetR/AcrR family transcriptional regulator, translating to MDAALRCANFEERRDKALELFAEKGFGQVSMRELAAHLGLTAGSLYHHFPSKQHLLFDLIEELFEELLATLNPGRRNQQQTLVEVIAAHWGLHAERPLQFRLAERDLCCLSVEQQARIGQLRQQYESALLRLLVPKATLRGQALEVTAHVIANLLNSLPGWLQTSQLPQAQGLALMESMLLGGIERTLRGESLNSMA from the coding sequence ATGGACGCCGCTTTGCGTTGTGCGAACTTTGAAGAGCGGCGTGACAAGGCCCTGGAGCTGTTCGCCGAGAAGGGCTTCGGCCAGGTCAGCATGCGTGAACTGGCTGCGCACCTGGGGCTGACCGCAGGCTCCTTGTACCATCACTTCCCGAGCAAGCAGCACTTGCTGTTCGATCTGATCGAGGAGCTGTTCGAGGAGCTGCTGGCGACCCTCAACCCGGGGCGTCGCAACCAGCAGCAAACACTGGTCGAAGTGATTGCCGCCCACTGGGGCTTGCATGCCGAGCGGCCGCTGCAGTTTCGTCTGGCCGAGCGTGACCTGTGCTGCCTGAGTGTCGAGCAACAGGCGCGCATCGGCCAATTGCGCCAACAGTATGAAAGCGCCCTGCTGCGTCTGTTGGTGCCCAAGGCAACCCTGCGCGGCCAGGCCCTTGAAGTCACGGCCCATGTCATCGCCAACTTGCTCAACAGCCTGCCCGGCTGGCTGCAAACCTCACAACTGCCCCAGGCCCAGGGCCTGGCGCTGATGGAAAGCATGCTGCTGGGCGGGATCGAACGGACCTTGCGTGGCGAGAGCCTGAACTCGATGGCGTGA
- a CDS encoding response regulator → MSEDAQDVVLVVEDEPVIRMILEDYLKGEGYHVLVAENGEQAFKILASKPHLDLIVTDFRLPGGISGVQIAEPAVKLRPDLKVIFISGYPAEIRESGRPIAFKAPILAKPFDLDSLRDQIQEQLR, encoded by the coding sequence ATGAGTGAAGATGCGCAAGACGTAGTACTGGTGGTCGAAGACGAACCGGTGATTCGCATGATTCTCGAGGACTACCTCAAGGGCGAGGGTTACCACGTGCTGGTGGCGGAGAACGGTGAGCAAGCCTTTAAGATTCTGGCGAGCAAGCCGCACCTGGACCTGATCGTCACCGATTTTCGTTTGCCGGGCGGGATCTCCGGGGTGCAGATCGCCGAACCTGCGGTCAAGTTGCGACCGGACCTGAAAGTGATCTTCATCAGCGGTTACCCGGCAGAAATTCGCGAGTCAGGCAGGCCGATCGCCTTCAAGGCGCCGATCCTGGCCAAGCCTTTCGACCTGGACAGCCTGCGCGACCAGATTCAGGAACAGTTGCGCTAA